In Pyrus communis chromosome 11, drPyrComm1.1, whole genome shotgun sequence, the sequence TCTTTTGCATTAACACCAAACCATGATTCACCGGCCTTCATAGCATCGAGCATAAAATACGAAATTATTTGATACATGAGATACAACACCAGGAAGCTTATATTTGATAAGTATATAAGGTAATCAAAAGAATAATACGAAGACAAGTCACAAACCATTATTTGTATAATCCATGGACAAATTGTAGAAACTTGTCAGAAAAAGCACCCATAGAATTAGCGCACTAGGAGAAGAAATCAACAAGGAATAAGACCTATACATACAACCAGCGTATTTAAACTCAGGTACTATCAAGTCAAATGAATGGAAATTTGTCTTAGACTTAAggtttaaaaatgaaaagactgACGAGTCTCAGAAGTTTTTTTCAAAGGTAAAAAAACTGAAGGCAAAAAACTGACGAGTCTCAGAAGATTGCGAGCAGAAAGCATAGGATTGTACATCATTAGTGGAAGTGCAAACTTAGTGATACATGTCACTGCTTGGGAGCAAAATCGAATAAAATTGTTACGTCAGCAGACAATGAAAAACTTATTGACAGGGAATTTTGGTTCACCACCGGAGTGGTAAAATCAGAACACACAAATAAGATGGCAGTTGAGTAGTTCACCCATAATTGGGCTACATCCACTATACTTTGTAGTGTGTATTTCACTATGTAGGAGAAAAGTTACAATTAAGGGTACATTCCTCAGCTTGAAAGAACATTCCTATGCTTACGAAAATGATGGCAATGAGGAGTGGAAGGAAGAACAAAATGGTAAGTTCCTCAGCTTGAAAGaacattttaaactaaattacaaGGTTGACCAATAAGCTTTCACCCACATGTTAAGAAAATGCACATAATTTTAATACATCAGTTACACTACTATTCAATTGACAATGATAGTGAGGCATGCATAACTTACCCACATTGTGCGAAGGGCATGAACCACTTAACAAAACCACACAATTTAATCTTAAGTTTTACAAGTATAGAagataaaagttttttttttatatagtaaGAATACTGTACAATATAGGAACAACTATTGCCAGCAAAAGTACAAGTAGAAAACAGGATAGACATCTAGCACCAAGTCCCAACATGTATAAGAAACAACAATTTGAACTGCCCTTGAGGTTACAACAGATTAATATTGCAGGAATCCAGGTATCCACATCTACCATATGAAGAGTTCACCAGTAAAGACATCTCTTTCTTTACAAATATATCACGAGTAATATTGACACCATTTTAAGCGCTGCGTCTTGAAAACACTATCTACCATTTATTGACACCATTTTACAAATATATCACGAGTAATATTGACACCATTTTAAGCGCTGCGTCTTGAAAACACTATCTACCATTTATCTATTAGGTCTTTGATTGAGAAAGCATAATGAAAGAAAAGATAATGAACAGAATCaacttcaaattttaaatgAGAAATAACACCAAACAGATACTAGCGGCAGCAGCAGTAGTAATAGTAGTAACCGTTGCAAGTCTGCATGCAAGTTAAGCACTTGTACAATGACCATTATTAAGTTAGtaactaataattttttaacatataatATTTCCAACAACATACTCACTTGGCACACATCAACAATTATAGAATCATTACGAGCAGTGTGGTTTGCCCAATACTCATCCGCAACTTCTTCATCAGGCCGGCCATCAGCATCTCTAGACTTTATATAAGGTTTGTGTTTCACGCGATTCAGATCTTCATGAAGACCATCTAGCAAAAATGCCAAAAGCTCCTGAAACAACAATTAGTTTTTCGTTAATGCAAATTGCATGCATACACACTGGTGAAAACCTAAATGCCAAGTACCAAACCTGAGAATCATGCTGATTATAACCACTAAACTGAGGCGCAAAGCGAGCAAGTTTTGATTTAAAAGGTCGAGGGGACACTGGTGTTCGTCCAGGTGCCCATAGCTTCCGCAGTAACTCACCAAATGCTACAGCTAGCTCACCCTACATTTTGACCAATTTAGCAAAAGAAATTcagccaaaaaaataaaagcagcAAAATTTTAATAACACAGACAAATCAACACTATCTCAGTATATCCTTCAAACTGCTTGCTTGGACTTCAATCAACAAACCGATTTCAACAAAATATCTTGTTTCTGAAAATCTTTCATCACCTCGATGTCCTAGAGAATTGAGAATAGTAGTTTGTTTCAATTCTAAGAATGGACATAAAAATGCATCATTTTGTAATGAGAATAAGGTAAAAAGCCAAGTTGTGGATAAAAGCAAGCAATACCCTCAAGAAGATTAAAGCTACTCCTTGAAAACATGTATGACTGAACACAAATCATTCATAGAGAGAAACAGGTATTGGCATTCATAGAGGTCCAAGTACTAGCAGTCATAAAGATCTCAGTACTAACATTTGTAGAGGtctcttgcaaaaaaaaaaaaaaaaacaaaagatttcACGGTCTCAGGGTCTTCAAGAGCCTGAACacacccaaaaataaaactgcAAAACTGAATAAGAAATTTTGGCAGTCTATTATAGCAATAAAAGTATAGATTTCAAAAAGCACATAGAGCTGATTTAAGCTCGGATAGTGTTAGAAACTTACAACCATGCCCAGAGGGTTTTGCCAGTTTATCTCTTGATGATAATCTTCCCGAAAATATCTAGCAAACTCCGGTGTATGAACGAGGCACTGTATAGCACTATTCATAAAACAAGTATTCCCAAGGTTTTGCAACCCAGTCAAACCAACAGACGACCCCCTAGTACTAACACCAGTCGTAGGGTATGTAGTATCCAGTTCCCTTGCAATCAGGCCTTGACTATGTATGAGCTCTGAGCTGTAGTTCTTTGATGCACCCCTGGTTGCAGATAAACCTCCTGCAATCGACAAGCTTGACTTAGAAGGCTCTACAAGAACAGAGGAAGCTTCCTTCTCTAAAGAGCGAACAGAACTCGGGGATCCACCCGATGTGTTACCATTGACAGGGTTAAGCACCTCCACCAGAATCTGCTTCAATtgatcacaaaacaaaacaagtttgaactcagaaaaacaaaactaaaattaaatgaaGCCAAAGTAAAGCCTCCAATAAGGAAATCTCCACAACCATTAAACCAGTAAAACCGTGCTCCTTTTCGACTAAATTATAAAACCCAACTAATAAAGGTCACTCTTCCTTGACTGTAGATCTACGTCCCATCACAATTGACGGTCATTTCCTTCCCTCACCAGTTACCACACAAAATCCATCACAATTTTCTCTAGTTACTTTGCCACTTTAACAAAAGTTTTTAACAGAGAAAGATAAAATGTGTGCATAGCACTGCATACTACTCAATACTGATTAACTAAACTTAGATTTTCCAGTAATTATCATGCCACCATAATTTTCAACAGAGAATAAGCACCCTTGTGCATAGATACGGCTACAGCATAACATATTATTCCATATACTACATAAGACCTGTCTCAACTAGAAACCAATCTCTAGGCTGGTGACAGGCCATAAAATTGCAGTCACAGCCCACAACCATAAGAAGCCAAGTTCATAGACACATCTCATCTATGCCTGCAAACCAAACATTGGTACCTACAGGTATATAATAGACAGATCTCCACTATTAAAAACCAAACATATGGTGcgtaaacaaaaataaaaaataaaaaaaaggataaaaaaaaaaaaaaaaaaaaaagaaacacagAAAGCTGTAAGTGAACGTAAATTGCTTTTGTACATATATATGCAGTTCAGAAAGTTCCTCAAAGAGAATGTGACAAACCAATAATTCATGTTCAGACACTAAGATGGCGGGTCAAAATGGGCCAACAAGCTCAACTGAACCATTTGGAGGTAGATAATTACAAAAATACACTCTGATTAACCAAGTTAACTAAGTAGTGGGAGGTGACTAACCAATATAAAGGAGGCCAGCAACATACAGAGCAAAACTCTCATGAAAGAAGTGTGCAACGCAAAACAGATGCTCTTGCAAACTGACGTGGTAGAATAATAATTCAAGAATGGTACTTCCAGTGAATAGCAACACAAAAGCAATATATCTATACTTGATGTTTTAAGGAAACATTCAATTCAAACCTAAAAGCCCATAAAAACATTAAGGAACACAAGAATCTCTAATGATATCATGTTAAAGAAGTATATGTTTGTGATTCCAAAATTAAGAAACAATTTTTTGGAAATGTATTATGTAGCTGTAGCTTTAACTCAGCAAAACATGAACGTATAAAATTTCCTATGTACCatcatatgaaattatgaaGTCCTATGCTAAAGAGAATTGTGCATGTCATTCCAATAAAGTGATGGAAGACTCACATCCTGATCCATCTGTATATTGGCATCATCAAGAGTTTTATCCATGTCGTTCATCAGGGCATGTTTCCGGCGTCCATAGTAATCCCAAATGCACACCTTCAATCGAGGAAATTCTTAAGTACCAACAACATATAGGGAGTAAACGAGCTGCTGAACAAAATATTTCAATCAAACAATGAAGCTAGATGCAGAACCAGAGACATAGGAAACTTTACTTGTTCCAAGCTAAGATCAAAGATATCACAAGCTCTTCTGTGAAGCTCTGCAATGGTTTCCTGCCAAAAGAATTTCAATCTTCAGGTAAGAAAAATCAGCACATACTTTGTAAGACCTTACTAAAGTGGTGCAACTACCACTGAAAAAAGTGGTACATCATGATCTGCCTTATATTTTACCTTTTTGCTTATTCGTACGGTAGAGCGGTCACCTTTTGGCATCACAAGTAATTGAAGCCGCAGAGGGTACACTTCTACTGCCATCTCCGGCTGAGAAAGACCTGAACTAATCACTTTCCTTGGCAATGTTGGACCACCACCATACCTACAACCAGAAACACTGCATTACACATGTAGTCTCTTGACATTCTCCTCCAACCACAATAAATTGCAAAAAAACACAGAAATGAAACTTGATATTGGCTCAAAGGCAATCATTTAAGTGTAAGGAGAGATACACTCTTCGGTACCCCTTCCAACCCCAAAAATATGCATAGATAATACTGTATGGTCACTGAAATGCAAATCTAAAGGAATTTTCAGGAAGGCTGGTCCTCTCAAAATAAATGTTAAATTTATTCAATCAATCGGTAACATtgcaaaaaaagagaaagtaaCAAATCTCTAGAACACAactaaacaacaacaacaacaacaaagccttttcccactaagttgGATCAAATCTCTAGAATacaattaattcaataaaattgGTGGTGTGTTAAGATCATTCTCTGTTTCCTTTTACGATATAAAAACCCAATAAATATGTGTGTACATATATGAAAACACTTGAGTGTATTTGGATTTCCATAGTGGtagggttaacaaagaaaggcaTGACATTTCCATACCATGTATGCAATCGGTTCCAAACTTCATGCGGGAGCAAGACATAATCGCGGCCTTCCAGTAACGTATCATGTATCTCAATGCCCGAATTGGTGTCCTCTGATGCTGCATCATATATCAAGTCAGAATTATCAATACCAGCAGGCCTCTTTAAGGCACTGGAACCGGGCGAATCACAATGCTCCGACACCGAGGATGCATCATTCGGGTTATTGGGTTGGTCATGGTTCACATAATCAATCCAACGTTGCCACCATCTAATTGGGAacaaattcaaaaatgaaaaataacacaaaacaTTAGAACCAATTTTCACTACAACATATGAAATCACAACCCATTTGATAAAAGATTAAGATTTCATTGTTTTAACAGAAACACCGAAAAATGAACAATTCACAGCGAAGAACTAATttctaattatttaaaaattaatcatcaaatttcataaataaataaataaacccaaaaaaatgcaaaaatttgCAACCTTTGGGTGAGCAAGTAGAAGACATCGCCCTCTTTGGAATTGGCTTCAGCAGCCAAAGCAATGTCTCGTATCAAAATCCTTTCTTCCTCCGGCGAAAGCTctgtgctgctgctgctgcacaGCGACACCGCGTCCATCCCTCGCCGACTTGCAGGGTGCTGCCACCGGAATTGCAATCCCTTGTCCTGAGGTCACGGACGGAGAAGGAGGTGGGGAAATTTTGGGGAAAGAAGTCGgtgagagagagactgagagaaacagtttttgtgaaaaaaaataaaatttgtaaaaataaaatcaagggGCGAGTAGCGAGGGGAAGGTTTTCAAACCCACTATTCAGAATTtaagaaagtgttttttttttttttttcttagaaaGGGATAAGTTTGTATCTAATTATTTATAAATGACATGTCTTAAATTTGATTcgtcaaaaatgaatttgaaatacattattactaacttatTACGTATCATGTAAAatacaaacataaaatttatcTCAACTATTGAGTCAACTGTTATGGTTGATTTCAAAGCAATTAGATAGATTTGTTtgtgtattttaattttaag encodes:
- the LOC137707627 gene encoding ubiquitin carboxyl-terminal hydrolase 5 isoform X1, whose amino-acid sequence is MDAVSLCSSSSTELSPEEERILIRDIALAAEANSKEGDVFYLLTQRWWQRWIDYVNHDQPNNPNDASSVSEHCDSPGSSALKRPAGIDNSDLIYDAASEDTNSGIEIHDTLLEGRDYVLLPHEVWNRLHTWYGGGPTLPRKVISSGLSQPEMAVEVYPLRLQLLVMPKGDRSTVRISKKETIAELHRRACDIFDLSLEQVCIWDYYGRRKHALMNDMDKTLDDANIQMDQDQILVEVLNPVNGNTSGGSPSSVRSLEKEASSVLVEPSKSSLSIAGGLSATRGASKNYSSELIHSQGLIARELDTTYPTTGVSTRGSSVGLTGLQNLGNTCFMNSAIQCLVHTPEFARYFREDYHQEINWQNPLGMVGELAVAFGELLRKLWAPGRTPVSPRPFKSKLARFAPQFSGYNQHDSQELLAFLLDGLHEDLNRVKHKPYIKSRDADGRPDEEVADEYWANHTARNDSIIVDVCQGQYKSTLVCPVCNKVSVTFDPFMYLSLPLQSTTTRTMTVTVFSCDGSALPSTCTVTVPKQGRCRDLIQVLSNASSVKHGEKLLLVEIRNHMIQRFLEDPLISLSTIKDDDHLAAYKVPKLPNKTKYLQLIHRRREQGISDSQVASGWKPYGIPLVSPISCVDEIKGGNIQTIVHKMLSPMLKAKSMDISGVSSTTAGSDASLDLGSREACTDSTVSNSASKDITSSEAVKAQELPLKLVAENNSCIDLSARKDKAIKLASSSTSILIYVDWSQKLSEKYDTHYLETLPEVYKYGPVTKKARTEPLSLYTCLEAFLREEPLVPEDMWYCPKCKERRQASKKLDLWRLPEVLVIHLKRFSYSRSMKHKLETFVDFPIHGFDLTRYVANKNNSRRQLYELYALTNHIGGMGSGHYTAHIKLLDENRWYSFDDSCVSPINEDEVKSGAAYVLFYRRVPTEDAAISDVA
- the LOC137707627 gene encoding ubiquitin carboxyl-terminal hydrolase 5 isoform X2, whose translation is MDAVSLCSSSSTELSPEEERILIRDIALAAEANSKEGDVFYLLTQRWWQRWIDYVNHDQPNNPNDASSVSEHCDSPGSSALKRPAGIDNSDLIYDAASEDTNSGIEIHDTLLEGRDYVLLPHEVWNRLHTWYGGGPTLPRKVISSGLSQPEMAVEVYPLRLQLLVMPKGDRSTVRISKKETIAELHRRACDIFDLSLEQVCIWDYYGRRKHALMNDMDKTLDDANIQMDQDILVEVLNPVNGNTSGGSPSSVRSLEKEASSVLVEPSKSSLSIAGGLSATRGASKNYSSELIHSQGLIARELDTTYPTTGVSTRGSSVGLTGLQNLGNTCFMNSAIQCLVHTPEFARYFREDYHQEINWQNPLGMVGELAVAFGELLRKLWAPGRTPVSPRPFKSKLARFAPQFSGYNQHDSQELLAFLLDGLHEDLNRVKHKPYIKSRDADGRPDEEVADEYWANHTARNDSIIVDVCQGQYKSTLVCPVCNKVSVTFDPFMYLSLPLQSTTTRTMTVTVFSCDGSALPSTCTVTVPKQGRCRDLIQVLSNASSVKHGEKLLLVEIRNHMIQRFLEDPLISLSTIKDDDHLAAYKVPKLPNKTKYLQLIHRRREQGISDSQVASGWKPYGIPLVSPISCVDEIKGGNIQTIVHKMLSPMLKAKSMDISGVSSTTAGSDASLDLGSREACTDSTVSNSASKDITSSEAVKAQELPLKLVAENNSCIDLSARKDKAIKLASSSTSILIYVDWSQKLSEKYDTHYLETLPEVYKYGPVTKKARTEPLSLYTCLEAFLREEPLVPEDMWYCPKCKERRQASKKLDLWRLPEVLVIHLKRFSYSRSMKHKLETFVDFPIHGFDLTRYVANKNNSRRQLYELYALTNHIGGMGSGHYTAHIKLLDENRWYSFDDSCVSPINEDEVKSGAAYVLFYRRVPTEDAAISDVA